A section of the candidate division KSB1 bacterium genome encodes:
- a CDS encoding thioredoxin family protein yields MIIEKNYKGERVLVGQATVEAILANFQDFKENFDSYLVNSKFLNEKIYFDEDIEILTVLGTWCKDSSREVARFMKIIQAIDNYKCKLRFYGLHRNKKDKEGLAMLYNIRYLPTFVILKNGKELGRIVEKPTKLIEEDLFDILNAANSK; encoded by the coding sequence TTGATCATTGAAAAAAATTACAAAGGTGAAAGAGTTTTGGTTGGGCAAGCAACCGTTGAAGCAATCCTTGCTAATTTCCAGGATTTTAAAGAGAATTTTGATAGCTATCTTGTGAATTCCAAGTTTTTGAATGAGAAAATATATTTTGATGAGGATATTGAAATATTAACGGTGTTGGGGACATGGTGTAAGGATAGTAGCCGTGAAGTAGCACGGTTTATGAAGATTATCCAAGCCATTGATAACTATAAATGCAAACTAAGATTTTATGGTTTACATCGAAATAAAAAAGACAAAGAAGGATTAGCCATGTTATACAATATTCGTTACTTGCCCACATTTGTAATTTTGAAAAATGGTAAAGAGCTTGGTCGAATTGTTGAAAAGCCTACAAAATTGATAGAAGAAGATCTATTTGATATTTTGAATGCTGCAAATTCAAAATAA
- a CDS encoding PspC domain-containing protein, producing the protein MPNKENPGEIKEVKRFYRSQKNKVFGGVCGGIAEYFEIDVAIVRILAVLLALFNGIGLIIYLVALFVAPLNPSQEEYAKSDQSAAKNQTLWLIIGGLLILCGIAYLFDNFSIFPYGWYNMYHWNIDWDLTWPIILVAAGVFYIIYVSKNKKSEDVKTTKEAKVETNGKKLKRSLVDRKLAGVCGGLADYFNLDPTIVRVLYGVVTILTSIIFGIIVYIIMAIVVPEEELQTAEPSANKGGEKK; encoded by the coding sequence GTGCCAAATAAAGAAAACCCTGGTGAAATAAAAGAAGTAAAACGATTCTACCGGTCGCAAAAGAATAAAGTTTTTGGTGGGGTTTGTGGTGGAATTGCTGAGTATTTCGAAATAGATGTCGCCATCGTTCGTATTTTAGCAGTTTTGCTTGCATTGTTCAATGGTATTGGCTTAATCATCTATTTGGTTGCTCTTTTTGTGGCTCCTTTAAATCCTTCACAAGAAGAATATGCTAAAAGCGATCAATCCGCTGCTAAAAATCAGACATTATGGCTCATCATCGGTGGATTATTAATTTTATGCGGAATAGCATACTTGTTTGACAATTTTAGTATTTTCCCTTATGGCTGGTATAATATGTATCATTGGAATATTGACTGGGATCTTACATGGCCTATCATCTTAGTAGCTGCTGGAGTATTTTATATCATTTACGTATCAAAGAATAAAAAATCTGAGGATGTTAAAACAACAAAGGAGGCAAAAGTGGAAACCAATGGAAAAAAATTAAAAAGATCATTGGTAGATAGAAAATTGGCCGGTGTGTGCGGAGGACTGGCTGATTATTTTAATTTAGATCCTACTATTGTCCGGGTATTGTATGGTGTTGTAACAATTTTGACGAGTATTATTTTCGGAATTATCGTTTATATTATTATGGCGATCGTCGTTCCTGAAGAAGAATTGCAAACCGCAGAGCCCTCTGCGAATAAAGGCGGAGAGAAAAAATGA
- a CDS encoding PD40 domain-containing protein has product MQTEHFDIYFYPEMQELAALGADYAEEAYKILQAKFDHAINVKIPLIFYSSHFHFQETNVIPNLIPEGVGGFFEFIKGRVVIPANGSLYGFRHVIHHELVHVFSRSKIKRILKDNRKLDWTGLPLWFTEGLAEYWSIGWDSQTEMFIRDAIINNYFFPLQNLYQIRGSFLMYKEGQAFFRFISERYGENKIIQLFENYWKINRFSKVVEATLGVDFKQLDEEWVYSLKKKYYPILAENDLPGKVTKEITKNGINTKPAFFRLNSKPYVAFYANRSGYSNVYQKALEGENPKDFEAQVLVEGERTSEFESFHLLGSKLDVSNDGKLAFIAKSGEADAIYIYDLEAKEILDKLQFDNLIYLSSPAFSPEGDRIVFSAIDFSGKNDLYTTTLSDKSLNRLTNDFYDDKDPSWDPSNGSIVFSSDRTDYGMQGAYNIFKMDLSTYLIEHITYGNYQDSSPVWSPDSKYLAFTSNRDDAFNIWLIKPGIRYKRMPTQIAGIDNPDFSSSIELTETERYFTTLKNGPVATNIVEPVQLKKVTHFVTGAFDPEWTDEGNLIFTAFEKHSFQLRQLDNLKELFDRESEAELDLIVHKGNFWLKDHRNKKIAKGNLKYKKRFTLDVAQSFVVQDPTFGNYGGAQLSMSDILGNHQYHFLVYNDARQRSEFIKSFNVAVTKIDLSRRLNLSYGVYHLAGNFFNPEDQFFYERRYGGFFKVSYPISVFNRIETSLNVRESEKERFGLGQIRKALLVSNFISYVKDNTLWGRTGPVDGSRFNLTIGSTIDVQRSNVNFYTAIADYRKYFRLGQRVTLASRTLGSFNVGKEALKFFMGGSWDMRGYQRWSIWGENLVLFSQELRFPLLDALAIRFPFGGIGFNTIRGALFLDNGNAWNGSFDRLLGSYGIGARMNFIGFLVFRLDYGKKFYTEFNGFFPQKIVREPGTFTQFFFGFDF; this is encoded by the coding sequence ATGCAAACCGAGCATTTCGATATTTACTTCTATCCTGAAATGCAAGAACTTGCTGCACTTGGAGCAGATTATGCTGAAGAAGCGTATAAAATACTCCAGGCCAAATTTGACCATGCGATAAATGTAAAAATACCCCTGATTTTCTACAGTTCTCATTTTCATTTTCAAGAAACCAATGTAATACCTAATCTAATCCCTGAGGGAGTAGGCGGTTTTTTTGAATTCATAAAAGGCCGGGTTGTTATTCCGGCAAATGGTTCATTGTATGGATTTCGCCATGTAATTCATCACGAACTTGTTCATGTTTTTTCACGAAGTAAAATAAAACGTATACTGAAAGATAATCGAAAGCTGGATTGGACAGGCTTGCCACTTTGGTTTACCGAAGGTCTTGCCGAATATTGGTCGATTGGCTGGGATTCTCAAACTGAAATGTTTATTCGCGATGCAATCATAAATAATTACTTCTTTCCATTGCAAAATCTCTACCAGATCAGAGGTAGTTTTCTTATGTACAAAGAGGGTCAAGCTTTTTTTCGATTTATATCTGAGAGATATGGCGAAAATAAAATTATCCAATTATTCGAGAATTATTGGAAAATAAACAGATTTAGTAAAGTTGTAGAAGCAACTCTTGGCGTTGATTTCAAGCAATTAGATGAAGAATGGGTTTATTCGTTAAAGAAAAAATATTATCCGATTTTAGCAGAAAACGATCTCCCAGGTAAAGTTACAAAGGAAATTACAAAGAATGGGATAAATACAAAGCCTGCGTTTTTTCGACTAAATTCAAAACCTTACGTTGCCTTTTATGCAAATCGCTCAGGATATTCCAATGTTTATCAAAAGGCATTGGAAGGAGAAAATCCAAAAGATTTTGAAGCACAAGTATTAGTTGAGGGAGAAAGAACTTCCGAATTCGAATCTTTCCATCTCCTGGGAAGCAAATTGGATGTATCAAACGATGGGAAACTGGCATTTATAGCCAAAAGTGGGGAGGCAGATGCTATTTATATTTACGATTTGGAAGCAAAGGAAATTTTAGATAAGCTTCAGTTTGATAATTTAATTTATCTTTCTTCACCAGCCTTTTCTCCCGAAGGAGATCGTATAGTATTTTCAGCAATAGATTTTTCGGGTAAGAATGATTTATATACCACGACTCTAAGCGATAAAAGTCTAAACAGGCTCACAAATGACTTTTATGACGATAAAGATCCAAGTTGGGATCCTTCAAACGGCTCCATCGTGTTTAGTTCGGATCGGACCGATTATGGGATGCAAGGCGCCTATAATATTTTTAAAATGGATTTATCAACCTACTTGATTGAGCATATCACCTATGGCAATTATCAGGATTCATCTCCGGTCTGGTCACCTGATAGTAAATATCTTGCCTTCACTTCAAACAGGGATGATGCATTTAACATATGGTTAATTAAACCTGGAATCAGGTACAAAAGAATGCCCACTCAAATTGCCGGAATTGATAATCCTGATTTTTCCAGTAGTATAGAACTTACCGAAACCGAGAGATATTTTACTACACTTAAAAACGGGCCTGTAGCTACTAATATTGTCGAACCTGTGCAGTTGAAAAAGGTAACTCATTTTGTGACAGGTGCTTTTGATCCGGAGTGGACAGATGAAGGCAATTTGATTTTTACAGCATTCGAGAAACATAGTTTTCAATTAAGACAACTAGATAATTTAAAAGAGCTTTTTGATCGCGAAAGTGAAGCTGAACTGGACCTGATTGTTCATAAAGGAAATTTTTGGTTAAAAGATCACCGAAACAAAAAAATTGCCAAGGGTAATCTAAAATACAAAAAAAGATTTACATTGGATGTTGCACAAAGTTTTGTCGTCCAGGATCCTACATTTGGCAATTATGGCGGCGCCCAGCTTTCTATGAGTGATATTTTGGGGAATCATCAATATCACTTTTTGGTTTATAACGATGCCAGACAACGAAGTGAATTTATAAAGAGTTTCAATGTTGCGGTCACAAAGATAGATTTATCACGAAGGCTTAACCTGTCTTACGGAGTTTATCATTTAGCCGGAAACTTTTTCAATCCTGAAGATCAATTTTTCTATGAAAGAAGATATGGCGGATTTTTTAAGGTGAGTTACCCAATCTCTGTGTTCAATCGCATTGAGACTTCCTTGAATGTGAGAGAATCCGAAAAAGAACGGTTTGGATTAGGTCAAATCAGAAAAGCCTTATTGGTCTCAAATTTTATTTCTTATGTAAAGGACAATACTTTATGGGGGAGAACTGGTCCTGTGGATGGCTCTAGGTTCAATTTAACTATAGGCAGTACGATAGATGTCCAGCGCTCTAACGTGAATTTCTATACAGCTATTGCGGACTATCGAAAGTATTTTAGACTCGGCCAGCGAGTTACGCTTGCTTCCCGAACTTTGGGTAGCTTTAATGTTGGTAAAGAGGCTCTCAAGTTTTTTATGGGTGGAAGTTGGGATATGCGTGGATACCAACGTTGGAGCATTTGGGGTGAAAACCTTGTCTTATTTAGCCAGGAGTTACGCTTTCCACTATTGGATGCACTGGCAATTAGATTCCCTTTTGGTGGTATTGGTTTTAACACAATTCGCGGAGCCTTGTTTCTGGATAACGGTAATGCATGGAATGGATCTTTCGATAGGTTACTCGGGAGTTATGGAATTGGCGCACGTATGAATTTTATTGGATTTTTGGTGTTTCGTCTTGACTATGGTAAAAAATTCTACACCGAATTTAATGGATTTTTTCCTCAGAAAATTGTTCGGGAACCAGGCACTTTTACTCAATTCTTCTTTGGATTCGATTTCTAA
- a CDS encoding protein-L-isoaspartate(D-aspartate) O-methyltransferase, which yields MMAKRGQFKNLRCNMVSKQLKSRGINDQKILDVFKKVPRHLFVNQDDRDKAYEDSPLPIGYDQTISQPYIVAYMTNHLNLSKTDYVLEIGTGSGYQTAVLAELAGQVFSIEIIPELANFAKQNLDKLNYWNIQVKLGDGYNGWQKNAPFDAIILTAAPAQNIPQPLLDQLKDYGKLIAPLGQDHQELLFIRKIGDQFERRRLLSVRFVPMVGITQDISKE from the coding sequence ATGATGGCTAAAAGAGGCCAATTCAAAAACCTTAGATGTAACATGGTTTCAAAGCAATTGAAATCACGAGGGATTAATGATCAAAAAATTCTCGATGTTTTCAAAAAGGTTCCCCGGCATCTTTTTGTGAACCAAGACGATAGAGACAAAGCTTATGAGGATTCTCCACTCCCGATTGGATATGACCAAACAATTTCACAACCGTATATTGTTGCTTATATGACGAACCATCTGAATCTCTCCAAAACGGATTATGTCCTGGAAATCGGGACCGGATCGGGGTATCAAACGGCGGTTCTTGCAGAATTAGCCGGACAAGTTTTTTCAATTGAAATTATTCCGGAATTGGCAAACTTTGCAAAGCAGAATTTAGATAAACTAAACTATTGGAATATTCAAGTAAAACTAGGTGATGGATATAATGGCTGGCAGAAAAATGCTCCGTTTGATGCAATTATCTTAACCGCCGCGCCTGCACAAAATATCCCTCAACCCCTTTTAGATCAATTAAAAGATTATGGAAAGTTAATAGCTCCATTAGGTCAAGATCATCAAGAATTGTTATTTATTAGGAAAATTGGTGATCAGTTTGAGCGTAGACGACTTTTGTCTGTTCGGTTTGTACCGATGGTAGGAATTACCCAAGACATATCGAAAGAATAA
- a CDS encoding 1-acyl-sn-glycerol-3-phosphate acyltransferase: protein MIFIISYIVCYYFTKICFAGESYGLENYPKKGPFIIAINHNSSFDISSMAIGVRFIAHGMGKKELFEVPFLRWWLKKINVHPIIRHASDKEGFDKIINILKNGGKVIIAPEGTRKWKNGIAPRPKTGMVRLAQTVNCPIVPLGISGTRNILPPGALLPRWSKIVVRVGTPIYLDSVEVIPQNYEILLQQAYEVMDRLYELLPSWSRPEKRELPLNRVPEKLAN from the coding sequence ATGATATTTATTATTTCTTACATTGTCTGTTATTATTTCACGAAAATATGTTTTGCAGGGGAGAGTTATGGACTCGAAAATTATCCTAAAAAAGGACCTTTCATAATAGCCATTAACCACAACAGCAGTTTTGATATTTCTTCAATGGCTATTGGTGTACGATTTATAGCACATGGAATGGGCAAAAAAGAGCTTTTCGAAGTGCCATTTCTGCGATGGTGGCTGAAAAAAATTAATGTCCATCCGATCATCCGGCATGCCTCAGATAAGGAAGGTTTTGACAAAATAATTAATATCTTAAAAAATGGCGGCAAGGTCATTATCGCACCTGAAGGGACTCGTAAATGGAAGAATGGAATCGCACCAAGACCAAAAACTGGGATGGTACGACTTGCACAAACAGTCAATTGTCCAATTGTGCCCCTGGGAATTTCTGGAACTAGAAATATTTTACCTCCAGGTGCATTGTTACCGCGATGGAGTAAAATCGTAGTGCGCGTAGGCACCCCGATTTATTTAGACTCTGTTGAAGTTATTCCCCAGAATTATGAAATACTATTACAGCAAGCATATGAAGTTATGGATAGATTATATGAATTATTGCCAAGTTGGTCTCGACCTGAAAAAAGAGAATTACCACTTAATAGGGTACCGGAGAAATTGGCCAATTAA
- a CDS encoding NAD-dependent deacylase translates to MTETFKVSEKLKKKLFDANHVAVLTGAGISAESGVPTFRGEDGLWNKFKPEELANFDAFIRNPDLVWEWYQYRRHLINEVTPNPGHLALVEMEKHYAEFTLITQNVDGLHQKAGSQNIHELHGNILRNLCIKCNTFYSEINNLSDNKAPICQCGGLIRPDVVWFGEFLSETILEAANKAASLCDLFLSIGTSALVYPAASLPEVARYHGVFVVEINPTPTPVSKIADEVIAENSGIVLPELLKYMKN, encoded by the coding sequence ATTACAGAAACCTTTAAGGTTTCGGAAAAGTTAAAGAAAAAGTTATTTGATGCAAATCACGTAGCGGTTCTTACCGGTGCGGGAATATCCGCCGAAAGCGGTGTACCTACCTTTCGCGGTGAGGATGGTTTATGGAACAAGTTTAAACCGGAAGAGCTGGCTAATTTTGATGCGTTTATTAGAAATCCGGATCTAGTGTGGGAGTGGTACCAGTACCGGCGGCATTTAATCAATGAAGTAACTCCTAATCCCGGTCACCTTGCATTAGTTGAAATGGAAAAACATTATGCGGAGTTTACCTTAATAACACAAAATGTTGATGGATTACATCAAAAAGCAGGAAGTCAAAATATTCATGAATTGCATGGCAATATTTTGAGAAACCTTTGTATAAAGTGCAACACTTTTTATTCGGAGATAAATAATTTATCTGATAACAAAGCGCCAATTTGCCAATGCGGTGGATTAATCCGGCCCGATGTTGTGTGGTTTGGTGAATTTTTATCAGAAACTATTCTTGAAGCTGCCAATAAGGCAGCCAGTTTATGTGATTTATTTTTATCAATTGGCACATCTGCTTTGGTTTATCCTGCAGCTTCCTTACCGGAAGTTGCAAGGTATCATGGCGTATTTGTAGTTGAAATTAATCCAACACCTACTCCGGTTTCAAAAATTGCCGATGAGGTAATTGCAGAGAACTCTGGAATAGTTTTGCCGGAACTATTGAAATATATGAAGAATTAA
- a CDS encoding histone deacetylase, with the protein MAYFSHPDFAKHKAQFQHPERPDRLVSIQNYLNESDVFGRLEKYGFESADETHIAFTHSSDYVEMIREQCLSNATVLDNDTYINRDSFSVAKLAVGACLAAGALVAKNEIDKAFCCVRPPGHHAEKEKAMGFCLFNNVAVLAHYLQNHYKYKRIAIIDWDVHHGNGTQHIFYEDNSVLYFSVHQYPLYPGTGSHDEIGKMSGTGFTINAPLLAGSGDEEFAKAIKDICLPALNQFKPEFILISAGFDAHQNDPLAQCEMTSKGFNHLTKLLVKAADQFCEGKMISVLEGGYDLQSISESVYQHILGLCEITDHKEKSK; encoded by the coding sequence ATTGCCTACTTTAGTCATCCGGATTTTGCCAAACACAAAGCTCAGTTCCAACATCCGGAACGTCCGGATCGATTAGTAAGTATTCAAAATTACTTAAACGAGTCAGATGTTTTTGGTCGATTAGAAAAATATGGCTTTGAGTCTGCAGATGAGACCCATATAGCTTTTACCCATTCTTCAGATTATGTCGAGATGATACGTGAACAATGTTTATCTAACGCCACAGTTCTAGATAATGATACGTATATCAACCGGGATTCTTTTTCAGTGGCAAAGCTAGCAGTGGGTGCATGCTTAGCCGCAGGTGCTCTTGTTGCAAAAAACGAAATTGACAAAGCATTCTGCTGTGTCCGTCCTCCGGGCCATCATGCGGAGAAAGAAAAAGCAATGGGGTTTTGTTTATTTAACAATGTGGCTGTTCTTGCCCATTATTTACAGAATCACTATAAATATAAACGTATAGCAATTATTGATTGGGATGTACATCACGGAAATGGTACCCAACATATCTTTTATGAGGATAATTCAGTATTATATTTTTCAGTTCATCAATATCCGCTTTATCCGGGAACCGGGAGCCATGATGAAATTGGGAAAATGTCAGGAACAGGTTTTACAATAAATGCACCTTTACTTGCAGGCTCGGGAGATGAAGAATTTGCCAAGGCAATCAAAGATATTTGTTTGCCTGCACTCAATCAATTTAAACCCGAATTTATCCTTATTTCAGCTGGCTTTGACGCCCATCAAAATGATCCTTTGGCCCAGTGCGAAATGACGTCGAAAGGGTTTAATCATCTGACAAAATTACTTGTTAAAGCCGCAGATCAATTTTGCGAAGGTAAAATGATTTCAGTCCTGGAAGGAGGATATGATTTACAATCAATTTCAGAATCGGTTTACCAACATATCCTTGGTTTGTGTGAGATTACAGATCATAAAGAAAAAAGTAAATAA
- a CDS encoding PEGA domain-containing protein → MSRSSQAQSNSLLIIDPEQDVLNFGWIKIESNYQIQRIWLDSLEVAVVGRNIYKLPTGKHQILAMPAYFESWMLREFETEIEVAKGDTLVLLVSFPEFKMINSDPFGAFVILNGSIRGETPILISLADLKQYSLTLQKQGFRDTTLYDLDAGVGSILIPLARDELSIQQHLKLTNIQYHKKRKDRKVALLTFGLSLVSGVTAILLKQEADNNFNRYRKAGNSEDIKYLFDQAKKYDRLAAGAYIFFEINFVTSAYFLFRSILRE, encoded by the coding sequence TTGAGTCGAAGTTCACAAGCACAATCAAATAGTCTTTTGATAATTGATCCTGAACAGGATGTTTTAAATTTTGGTTGGATCAAAATAGAATCAAATTATCAAATCCAACGAATATGGTTAGATTCTCTTGAGGTTGCTGTAGTTGGTCGAAATATTTATAAATTGCCAACCGGCAAACATCAAATATTGGCTATGCCTGCATATTTTGAAAGTTGGATGTTGAGAGAATTTGAAACGGAGATTGAAGTCGCAAAAGGCGACACTTTGGTTTTACTGGTTTCATTCCCTGAATTTAAAATGATTAATTCGGACCCGTTTGGAGCCTTTGTTATTTTAAACGGGTCTATCCGTGGAGAAACTCCAATTTTGATATCTCTAGCCGACTTGAAACAATATTCTCTTACATTGCAAAAACAAGGCTTCCGGGATACTACCTTATATGATTTGGATGCAGGGGTGGGTTCGATATTGATACCACTGGCTCGCGATGAACTGAGTATTCAACAACACCTAAAATTGACTAATATTCAATATCACAAGAAGAGGAAAGATCGGAAAGTTGCGTTATTGACATTCGGATTATCTCTAGTGTCAGGGGTAACAGCGATACTTTTAAAACAAGAGGCAGATAACAATTTTAATCGCTATCGAAAAGCAGGAAATTCGGAGGATATTAAATATCTGTTTGATCAAGCAAAAAAATACGATCGTCTTGCTGCAGGTGCATATATCTTTTTTGAAATAAATTTCGTAACTTCAGCTTATTTCTTATTTCGATCTATCTTGAGGGAATAA
- a CDS encoding PQQ-like beta-propeller repeat protein: protein MNNNNNLFYPEFEIKLPLELLHKFDVSSAPKQKLMRVEHILFVPTKNGRLEAYDLKTAKRIGKMKITGGVHANILPLDENLLISLEFGEKSLYAYDPYQKQKLWTAELGSIKAIPVIFDEWIFVASLYRGIFCINKSNGEILWKTDLKSQLHANPLVINEMLILGTESGELVALSTDDGQIKWNVDFLSPILTSPILANKNIIVCTTDGTVVALTFDGEIVWQRKFGLEFRRTPSASDTKLITAGQDGIIRALDLKSGSLLWQYETRVVIGTSPLITSSHVIFGTLDKRLIFLSLETGEEEWQVELFGRVRTDPMIYDNGLIIGSENKFIYVFKSSENND, encoded by the coding sequence TTGAATAATAATAATAATTTATTCTATCCTGAATTTGAAATCAAGCTGCCATTAGAGTTATTGCATAAATTCGATGTTTCATCTGCACCAAAACAGAAACTAATGCGAGTGGAGCATATTTTATTCGTTCCTACAAAAAACGGGAGGCTCGAGGCTTATGATTTGAAGACTGCCAAACGAATCGGTAAAATGAAAATAACCGGGGGTGTTCATGCAAATATTCTACCATTGGATGAAAATCTATTGATTTCTTTGGAGTTCGGGGAAAAGAGCTTATATGCTTATGATCCCTATCAAAAGCAGAAATTATGGACTGCAGAATTAGGATCTATTAAAGCAATCCCAGTAATTTTTGATGAATGGATATTTGTGGCTTCTTTATATCGAGGAATTTTTTGTATTAATAAATCAAATGGCGAAATTCTCTGGAAAACCGACCTGAAGTCCCAATTACATGCTAATCCATTAGTTATAAATGAAATGCTAATTCTAGGGACAGAATCGGGTGAGTTGGTTGCTCTGTCAACTGATGACGGACAAATTAAATGGAATGTGGATTTCTTAAGTCCGATTCTTACCTCGCCAATTTTAGCAAATAAAAATATTATTGTTTGCACGACCGACGGAACTGTTGTAGCGCTTACTTTTGATGGCGAAATTGTTTGGCAACGAAAATTCGGTTTGGAATTTCGAAGAACACCTTCAGCATCGGATACGAAGTTAATCACAGCAGGACAAGATGGAATTATCAGGGCTTTGGATTTGAAGTCGGGAAGTCTATTATGGCAATATGAAACTCGTGTGGTGATAGGAACCTCTCCTTTGATCACATCTAGCCATGTTATTTTTGGCACTTTAGATAAGAGGCTGATTTTCTTATCTCTTGAAACTGGTGAAGAAGAATGGCAAGTTGAATTGTTTGGAAGAGTACGAACTGATCCGATGATCTACGATAACGGCCTAATTATTGGTTCGGAGAATAAGTTTATTTATGTTTTTAAATCAAGCGAAAACAACGATTAA